TTCTGGGCGGCGAAGGACATCGACGCCCACCACGAGGCGCGCGGCAAGGACGATGTCCCGAGCGCGCGGATCGTCACCGCCGGCCTCAAGGAATGGCGCCACAGCGTCGGGCTATCCACCACCGACCGGAGCGGCGCGCGTGAGCGGTTGACGACGGTCATGGGCGCCGAGGTCGAGCAGGAACTCGACCGCCTGTCCGATCGCCTCAACATCCTCGCCACCGTCGCCAGCTCGGCGCCTTTTATCGGCCTGTTCGGGACGGTGTGGGGGATCATGCGCAGCTTCACCGCCATTGCCGGGGCCAACAACACCAGCCTCGCGGTGGTCGCGCCGGGTATCGCCGAGGCGCTGTTCGCCACCGCCATCGGCCTGTTCGCAGCGATCCCCGCGCTGATCGCCTATAACCGCCTGACCCACGGGCTAGACCGGCTGGAAGCGCGGCTGAACCGCTTCGCCGACCGCTTCCACGCGACGCTGAGCCGCGAATTGGAGCGCGACGGCTGATGGGCGCGTCGGT
Above is a window of Sphingomonas glaciei DNA encoding:
- the tolQ gene encoding protein TolQ, with protein sequence MTAPAADLMSPLALFLHADIVVKAVMIGLLLASVWTWGIIITHAQRLKRINRDTQAWENDFWAAKDIDAHHEARGKDDVPSARIVTAGLKEWRHSVGLSTTDRSGARERLTTVMGAEVEQELDRLSDRLNILATVASSAPFIGLFGTVWGIMRSFTAIAGANNTSLAVVAPGIAEALFATAIGLFAAIPALIAYNRLTHGLDRLEARLNRFADRFHATLSRELERDG